The genomic DNA CGTACACTCATCTCTGACTTTTCTCCGGATGAATCACTCATTACTCTTGATCTCATCTGCGATCCGTCAATTGAGATGACAATTGATGCCGGCATACCACTTGGTCTTATTATGAACGAGCTTATTACGAATTCTTTTAAGCATGGATTTTATCCAGATCAAAAAGGTACAATCGGGATAACCATAGTCCCGGAGCAAGGCAATCTCGAGATACTTTATCGCGATACCGGCAGAGGACTGCCCCCCGGGTTTGACATGGAGACGAGTGATACCCTTGGAATGCAGATCATTTCTAATCTCATCTTCCAGTCAAGCGGAGAGATCTCATTCTCCACCGACAATGGTACGGTTGTGAATATGAAAATACCCATTCAAGAAGGATTTATAATCAGGGGTGAAGAGCATGCCACAAGGGAGTAAGATCCTGATCGTTGAAGATGAAATGCTCATTTCCATGGAGATTAAGCAGAAACTCCGGGCAATGGGGTACGAAGTCGTTGGTCAGGCAATAACCGGAGAGTCTGCAATCCAGAAAGCAGGAGAGACAAAGCCAGACCTGATTCTGATGGATATCAGGCTGAAAGGTGAGATGGATGGGATTGCTGCTGCGAAGCGTATCATGGAGCTCTATGATCTTCCGATCATCTTCCTGACCGCTCATTCAGATAAAGCAACGCTTGAGCGGGCAATTGCCGTATCCCCATCAGGATATCTGCTCAAACCGTTTAAAGAACGGGAACTGATGACAAATATCGAGATGAGCCTCCATAAACACCGGATAAAACAAAAAGTCAGGGAAGAGGTGCATCCTGAGGCATTATCCGAACTGGGTAAAAAGATTGAAGCAATTCCCCTGCCGGTTGTTCTGCTCTCTGGAACCGGAACTATCAGGGAGATAAACCAGGTTGCTGCAACCCTTGCCGGGTTTCAAAGGCAGGAACTTTTGGGACGGCCGGTGTATGCATTCTTCGGATTACTAGGTGGAGGTGATGCAGTTCAGGATGGGAGTGGCGTGGAGATGATCCTTCCTGACCAGGTATCTCTGAAGCGAAAAGACGGATCTATGGTCCCGGTGACCCTGACCGGGGGATTTGTCTTTCATGAAGGTAACCAGCCACCATCATATCTGATCCTTATCGAGAGTGCAGAGAGTGCTGCGACTGCATCCTCTCATATCGGACCTGAGATGATAAGGCATCTGATGGCAGTCACCACGGCTCTCCGACTTCCGGCATTTGTTATCGATAAAAGTCTGATGCTGGCCGGGTATAATCCATTATTTGCAGAACTTGCACGAAAGGCTGGGATCAGTCAGTACATGCTGAACAGACCGCTCTATGAGACGCCGAAATTCTCATTCTTTGGAGACATGCAGGATCTTCAGGAGTTATTCAGGTCAGGAGATGTTGAGCGGCGGATACGAAAGTACACCTTTGACGAAACGGTAAAGTTCATCGAGTTTACGAGGATACCTCTCAAAAAGGAAGGAATCCCGACGCATATTGCCACGATCATGGCAGATGTCACCGCAGAACGTCATGCCGTCTTTGAAGCTGAACGAATCAAAAAAGAGTATTCGGAACTGTATTCAACCCTTGAGAAGATCAGGGAGCTTTCAGCGGAGATCAGAACCCCTATCCAGGATATGCTGCTGAAAATGTCTGAAGGAAAACCTCTTGAGAGTGGATATGCACGTGAGATGACAGATCAGGTGTCAGATCTTATGTCACGGTTTGATACCGCATGGATTCGGTATGCAGAACTAAAAGATCAGATAACAAAAAAGTAATAAAAATTCAGGGACAGTTTTCCATTATTTTATGAATCTTCTGATATTCAGTGGCGATCATCTCTTTCAGACCATCAAGACTGTGAAGGATCTCCAGGTTATCATCTGCCTCATTTTTCAGTAACTGCTCCTGTTTTGATAGGTTATCACGGAGAAACAGGAGAATATTATTCTTTTTAATTGCATCCCTGCATGCCGCAGCCTTTTCCGGAGGCAGACCGGAGGATATGGCTTTTGAATACCGCTCTTCACTCTCTTCGATGACTTCCCTGATATCATCAATTGCTTTGAGAAGCATGGTCCGCTCGAGTGGTTTCATGACAAACCCTTCGATCATCATACCATATTTCACTGCTTCCTGAGGGGTCAGAACTTTACCGGTCAGGATGATCACAGGAATGTCAGCGACATCAGGGGTACTTCGGATCATCTCAAGGACATCCCATCCGGATACCGGTTCCATCATAATATCCAGTAAAATAATATCCGGCCGGGCCGTCCGGATTGCTTCGATTGCATCCTTTGCATGGGTTTCTATCCTGGTTTCATGCCCCCCACGGGTCAGAAGCTTCTGATAGAGGATGCAAAGTTTTTCATTGTCATCAATGAGCAATATATGCATATATCCTATGTGATATATAGAATTGTCAAGGACGATAAATTTATGCATCGTTCATGAGGAATAACCATATATTTTGAAACTTTGATTATTTATATTAATTTTAGAAATTTTCCGGATATGAGTGAATTGAGCGCTTATTACTACCAATTGGAACTAAGATAGGTTCTTATACAACCCACCCTAATATCAGAGATAAAAATCCCTGATTTCAGAAGTATAAATTTCTATATTACCCATGAATACGAAAATACCTTCACAAATCTATCAGGATTATCTCACCGCCCTTCTGAGCGGTGATCGAACGTCATGTACCATCATAGTCAGGGATCTCCAGTCATCTGGGTTAGATATCAGGGATTTGTTTATCAATCTTTTTCAGCGTTCACTCTATGACCTGGGAGAACTCTGGGAGCATCACCGGATTTCCGTGGCTGTTGAGCACCTGGCATCTTCAATAACGGAGCGGCTCATCAGCATGGTGGAAACTGACACCTTTTCTACCCCGCACGGGGATAATTCAGTGATTATTGCCTGTATCGCCGATGAGTATCATCAGATCGGGGCCAGGATGGTGTCAGACATCTTTGAACTTCATGGATGGAACACCCACTTCCTCGGAGCAAACACCCCGGTCAAGGATCTTATCGCCATGATACACAAGAGAAAACCTGACCTTATTGTGGTATCGGTGAGCGTATATTTTAATATTCCAAACCTCCTTTCAGCTCTGACAGAACTTCGAACCTCATTTCCAAAAATCCCGATACTTGCTGGAGGACAGGCATTCAGATGGGGAGGGGTGCAGCTTCTGTCCAGGTATGAAAATATCAGATATATCTCCGATATTATTGAACTGGAACAGGTTATTGGGGCGTATGACAATAAAGAACCTACATCTTCATGATGACCCCTGGTTTGTTGAGAAAACCCTTGACTATATCCTGCATAAGTCACAGGTTTTTCTTCTCATTCTTAGTCCTTCAGGGGAGATCAGATATGCAAATACCTATGCCAGGACTCTTTTAACCCAGGATCCTACCGGAGTTCATATACGTGAAATTCTGCTCTCCGGGTCATGGAACGATTCATTACTTGCTGACTGGACCAGCGGCGATGTCACCCCTATCATGAATATCAGGACTCATGATGATCTTCCCCGGACATTGTATATCACCGTATACCCGACTGATGCCGGATATCTCATCTTCGGACATAGTGACAGTGAAGAGCTGCACCGGTTATCAAAGGAAGTCCTGGGACTGAACAGGGAACTTGGAATCCTGACCAGAGAGTTGCAGGTCAGAAACAGGGAACTGGCCGAATTAAACCGGATGAAAAACCAGTTTCTGGGTATGGCTGCACATGATCTTCGAAGTCCTTTAAGTCTCATTCTCAATTATACTGAATTTCTGATGGAAGATCTTCAGGACAATCTGTCAGATGAGCACCGGGAATTTCTGCAGACCATCATCACATCTGCCCTTGATATGAAACAGGTTATTGCAGATTTCCTCGATGTCAGTATCATCGAATCAGGGCATCTTATGTTAAATCCGGGGCCCATATCATTTGAAACCCTTATGCAGGAACTGCTTCGAAAAACCGGGCTTTCCGCTGAGCGGCGATCAATTCGGATCACCTGGAAGACGGAGGGGGAGATGCCTACTCTTTATGTTGATGTCGGAAAAATCGGACAGGTCCTGGCAAATCTTGTTCATAATGCAATCGAGTATTCCCCTGATCAGGGGGAGATTGAGATTCTGGGACAACGCACCGATACAGGGATCGTGTTTATGGTACAGGATCATGGATCCGGCATATCCAAAGAGAAACAGGATAAGTTGTTCTCTGAATTTTCAGGGACATCAATGAAGAAAAAGAACGGAGAACGAAGTATCGGGCTTGGACTTATTATATCGAGGAAGATTGTTGAAGCTCATGGCGGGAGCATGTTTGTTGAGAGTACACCGGATGTTGGATCCAAATTCGGTTTTATTCTCCCTGATTCAGTCATATGGTCTGAAAACAAGGATATCCAGATCCAACAGCCGGACTCAGGGAAGGTATAAATCTATACAAGCAGATGATGAAGATAGGACAGACGGAGGGGATTATTTGTGAACGAAGAAAAACTCATTATTTCGGCACAGGAGTTAAAGCAGCCATCAGAAGAGGCAACGAAGATATTCTATGATAAAATTGATACCATTGCTGAAGAACTCAACCGGATAATGCTCGGAAGACCGGATATTGACCGGCTGATCGGGCTGAAAAATAGGGAGATGATGGAGAATAACTCCAGAAACTATCTCCGGTTTATGGGAGCTATCTTTCATAGTTATGACCCGATTGTTCTTGTGCAGACATCACTCTGGGCCTTTCGGGCGTATCGTGCTCATGGGTTCTATATTGAATACTGGCCTGCCAACCTGGACACAACCGTTCAGATATTAAAAAAAGAACTCCCGGAAAAGGTCTACAAGGAGATATACCCGTTCTTTGAATGGCTTATTGTGAATATTCCTGCCTTTGTAATCATCACCGATACCATGCTGAAGGAAGAGTCGAAACCATACGAATACATATGAACGGGATCAGAAGAAGTACATAATACCAATTCAATTCACATAATCCGATATCCTCCCTGTGGGACATGCAGAACAAATTTTGCACCTTTCCCTTTCTCTCCTTCTTCGGTTATCTCAATTCCAGTAAGCAGCAGAATTTCCCTGATTAAAAAGAGGCCGAATCCATGGATCTTGCTATACGATGGTTCAAATATCCGGGCCTTTGCTTCGACACTCACCCCTGCTCCGTCATCTTCATAGATTATCCGGCACCCGTTCCCGATCTGCTGATAATAAAGATATATGGTGGATACCGTCTTTCCATGCCGAATTGAATTGTCCATAAGGTTTGCAAAGACTTTCGGAAGCATTAGATCTGCAAATATCTCAAGAGAACCCAGGGAGTCCTCTACCTTCAGGGATGAGAAACGAGGATCTTCTTTTCGAATATTCCTGACAATAGACGAGACCGACTGCCAGGAGGGTTTTTGTGATCCCATCTGTTCATAACTACGGGTAAACCCGATCTTCGCATTGATTGCATCGATTGATTCGCGAAGATAGCCAACAATTTCATTCGTTTCAGGAGTGTCAGGAATTGCCCCTTTCAGGAGATCAATGGAGGCATAGGCGAGGGAGAGATCGTTATTGATGTCATGCCTGGTGACCTGGGTGAGGAGTTGTAATTTCTTATTCGCCCGGATAAGAGCATCTTCAGATATCTTCAGAGCGGTAATATCAGAGACTACAGTCGCTAATTGATCTGGATCTACCATGAAGACTGAAACCGTGTAATATTTCATTTCTGGCCGATATAGGGCGTTAAAACGGACTGTTTTCCCGGATGCTGCCACTGTCCGGTAGTATTTGAGATGGGGGGGAGAGGCTGCATTTCCATACATATCAGTTCCGGTCTTTCCTATAATGTCTTCAGGAGTCAGTCCCATCATTGCTGCATATCGAAAGTTTACATCAATAAACCGATAGTCTGTGATATCATTCTCATGACGTATGAGTTCACATACCGCAACACCTTCATCCATGTTCTCAAACAAAGCCCGGTACTTCTTCTCGCTTTTTGAGAGGTTTCGAAACAGGATCTCAAATGGTCTTTGTAACCCGGTAACCACAATGGCCTGATAAATCAGGGCAAATGCCACTATTTTAAAAATATGACCCAGGTAATTGGCCGGCCCATACACACTTACATATGATGTGAATGCAAGCTCTGAAAAGATAGTGGCGATGAGGGCCCCGTACAGGAGGAGGAGGACATCACGTGAGAAGTATGCCTTCTTTTGAGAGAGAAGAGCCATCGCTCCCAGGAGGATCAGGCAGATTACATATTCACTCACGATTTTAAACGCCGTAAGCCCGGAGCCTTCTATATAACAGGCAGGAAAATATCCGCTGAATATCAGAGTGATGAGTGTTGCTGTTACGAGAAGAAACCCCCAGAAGGTAATACCAGCATTCACCCGACGGGCGATGAAAAAAGGGGCTATTAGAAAAGTTACCGCCTCAAGATATCGTGCTGCAATCCAGAGCTGGGTCGGCAGGTTGGCATCATATCCGATAAAGATATTCATCCCCTTATATGCGAGGGTATGCAGAAGGTCGATAGAGGCTGTTGCACAAACACAAAAAAAGCTTAATATAAATTATTAAAGCTTAATTATATATATTATTAAGATCAATATATTATATGTCTCATCGCTATAACATGATTAGAGGATATGGTAATGAACAACAATTTTTACTCCCTGTCAATGCGATGGACTGGCTATCTGAAAATGATATTACTTATGGCATATTAGAAATTCTTTCGATTCTCGATATTAGTCCATTTATTAATAAATATCGTGACGATGGTCGCGGTTCTGCCTTTTTTGATCCTCGTTCAATGCTTGGAATAATAATTTATTCAATGATTCGTGGAGAAAAATCTAGCAGAAAAATTGAGATGTGCTGCCATTATGATATTGGATATCGGATCGTCGCCAATAATCTTACACCTGACCATACAACGATCTATCGTTTCAAGAAGAATAATTCAAAAGAAATCAAATCCCTTTTTAAACAATTATCTCAAATTATCGTAGAATCCGGGATAGCAAGAATCGGTGTCCTAGCCCTCGATGGATCAAAATTTGGCTGTAATGCCTCTTTATCAGCCAATAAAAAATTAAAATACCTTGAAGCAGAGCTAGGTCGGCTTTTTGATGAATCACAGGAAATTGATGAGTTAGAAAACGATGATATAAATATTCAGGATATGGAGATTAACCGACTACCTGAGCATCTTTCAACAAAAGAAAAACGAAAGGAAGTTCTTAATCGGGCTAAAGAGAAATTAATTGAACGACATGATATCGAATCTAAAAAACAAGAAGAAAAGATTCTGGACCGCGAAAAAGAAGAATTAGAATCGGGTAAAAAGAAACGAGGTAGAAAGCCTTTAGAGCCTAAAAAAGAGCCATCTTCAGATTCAAAAGTAAATCTCACTGATCCTGAAAGTCAGATAATGTCAACCACCAATGGCTGGATTCAAGGGTATAATGGGCAGATTATCGTTTCTGAAAATCAATTTATCCTCGCTGCAATGATATCAGATGAGCAAAACGATAAAAAATTATTAATACCTATGCTAAATGAACTCGAAGACCTTTTTACGGGTATTCATCCATCAATTTCGCCTAATATACTACTATCTGATGCAGGTTATTTCTCATACCCGAATTCTTTAGCAGAATTGGATTATGGCATTCAACTCATCATCCCTCCTTCTAAAGAAAGAAAAATTCCAGAATATTCAGATAATGATGGGTATATCTCACGAATGGAAATGATATGTCGGGCGATTTGTATGGGAGAAATAATCACATTTCCGGAATTGCAAAGTATCGGGACGTTTGTTTGGCAATCTTTTATGAACAGAGAGAAACAAGCAACAACTCAGGAAATTTGTAAACGAGTTATGGAAGTACGTGTGAAATCCCCCACTGGTAGAGAGTTATATCGAAAACGAAAATACATGGTCGAACCAGTTTTTGGTAATATGAAACATAATATGAGGTTTAGGAGTTTCTCTCAAAAAGGGAAAGAGAATTGCGAGGGAGAATTCTTTTTAGCTGCATTAGTGCATAATATAAAAAAACTTATCAGATTTGAGGGTATAGTTAAAATTAAAGAATTTGCTACGAATATTATAAAACCGTCAAGAGGTTCAGGTTTTTCCTATATTTTTGCAAACACAGTATGTAAAGTGGGAATTGATACATGCAGGTTCATACATCAATTAGTCTATTTTGGTTGATAGCTTAAGGGGTAGAGATCGATCATTTGTGATCCTGCATGATATTGATCATTGGTGCAACACCCTCGATAGAACCGATAAAAAAGAATGCGATGCCGATAAAAATTAAAAATCCATTGTCAATTTTATCCCGGCTGTTCCAGGTGATTACAAAAATTACTCCTGCGATGATGATACTGAAGAACTCTGCAAAGGTATGAAACAGGAGATAACTATACCCGATGGTCAGGGATATTCCGATGATGAAAATCACGAGGATGAGAATAAATCGTATGGATGAAGATTTAGTCAATTTCATGGTGCTTCTTTAAAAAATTACGGATTTTCGATGATGCAATATATCCATTATCGAGTTGATCAATAATTTTGTCAATTTCGTGGATATAGGGCATTATATCCGGTAATTGTTCACTCTCATTGATATCAAGAATTGCAACAATGATAGAGAGGGGATTTCTGATCTGATCGTTTAAAAGGGCAAATTTTTCCAGGTTATCCTCAATCTGCCGGTATGCATCATGAACGACCCGTTTCATCACGATGCTTTCAGAGATATCTCGCAGATTTATGACAACTCCCGTGCAGCCATGATCTGGTTCTTCCAATGGAGAGATCACCCCGTCAATGTAGACTCTGGAACCGGAGGGTTTTCTCATATATAATGGATAATCAATCTCTGAAAGCGGCGTGCTTTTCTGAACATGATAGGGAAGATGAACCGGAAGGTTATCAGAGGACCGGTATAATGTCAGTATTTCAGAGAGAGGGTGGCCGATGAGATCGCAATGAGTTCCAAGGATTGTGCAGGCCGCCTGATTCATCAGCCGAATCTCCCCGGTTGAGTTAATGGCGATTATTCCTTCTCCCACCGACTCAAGGACGGTTTTAAGCCATTGGCGGTTTTCATGAACTAATTTTTCAGACTCATGCTTGTATATGGCAACCTCGAGGGCGTTAGTAACATCATGTTCAGAAAAGGGTTTGGTTATAAAACCAGATAGTCTGGTCGATGTTGCCCGTCTGATTGTCCGGATATCCGAATACGCAGTCAGAAAGATGATGGGGATACTCTGGTTCCTATTGATCTGTTCTGCAGCAGTGATGCCATCCATATCTCCGGCTAACCGTATATCCATGAGGATGACATCAGGGTTTTTCTCCCTGGAGATGGAGATTGCCTCTTCCCCGGTCTTTGCCACTCCGGCCAGATCATACCCATGGGCCTCGATGATCTTTATGAGGTCAAGGGCCTCAATTCTGTTATCTTCGACTATGAGAATACGATATGGTGACATCCACAAGCCCTCGGTATCGTAATGGAATCCCTGCCATCATGATCATGAAAGGAGTAAAAAGTATATTGGTGTCACCATAGATAAGTCCATGGATATCAGGTACATATTTAGTAAAACTACTTTATTTTAAGGAAATTTCCTGCGATTATTCAGGGTTTACTGTTTAGAATTTGAATGACTTTTTTTGCTTTATATCGAGTCTTGAACCAAAGAATCATTCAATACTTCATTCAAAGGAAATGGATTATCATAACCACAATTTGTTCTTAATTGACCTAAACGCGTCAAATTGGCTTTTATTATTGGATCTACCATATCACTTTTCATTTTTACATTTTGATGATCTATTCCCGTTCTACACAGTATATAGATATTCTTTCGCTTAAGAATAGTTATCAAATTCAGTGCGACAAGAAGCAGTAAATCGGATTGCGAACCCGGTTTAAAATCGGTAACGCCACCCAATCCATTCTGGGCGTCCCTACCTGCACGTGCGTGTTTAGCAATAAACGGGTGCGAAGCTGCAGGAACAACGTGGTGATTCCCATAGTCTCTTTGGGATAAGCTGCCAGGGAAAGGTATCATGGACAAACAAACGTTGAACCGCTGCAGGATCGTTAATTATATCAGGAGGAAAGAGATTTGCCCCTGTCCCCACTGAGGGAGAATCACGGTATCAGTAGCTTGAATTATGCTGGTACGAATGGACGAAGCTGATTCCGGTCTATGGGCGGGTCCTAAAATACCACAATTATCCGATTTATTGAACTTGGAAAACCCAATACGCTCCTAAAAAAAAAAAAAAAAAAAAAAAAAAAATTTTTTTTTAGGTAAGAACCTTGTGAGAGGAACCACATGCGTAGTGGGAGTAGGAGGCTGCAAAACGCGAATGCCCGGCTGTAATGGCTGTGGATAGGGGTTCAAACTTTGCCCTGACCTGAAAGGGTGCCGACGTGCAGCTGGTTTTTCACGGCGAACAGGATGGTTTCAATGAACGGGATAAGTTCAATTACGCATAAAAGCGAGGACATCTCGGACAGAAAACTTGCAAAACAATGGAAGAAATTTCCATTTGCTAAAGCAAGAGATTATGTAAAGCGACTTCAGACACGTATCGCAAAAGCAGTGAAGAACGGCCAATATCGACTTGCAAGACGACTCCAGTATCTGCTTACACATTCGTTTTATGCAAAAATGTTGGCAGTACAACGAGTAACCAAAAACAGAGGTAAAAGAAGTGCAGGAGTAGATGGGGAAAAATGGACCACCCCTGAACAGAAAATGAAAGCAGCATTAACGCTTTCGGACAAGGGCTATCGGGCAAAACCTCTCCGGAGAATCTACATCCCTAAACCGCAATCGAGTAAAATGCGACCTCTTTCGATTCCAACCATGTATGACCGTGCTATGCAAGCTTTGTATGCAATGGCTCTTATGCCTTGGGCTGAGACCACAGCAGACAAGACATCATTCGGATTCCGAATGAAGCGAAATGCACAGGATGCTGCTTCATACACTTTTCAGTGCTTAAGCAGAAAGACTTCAGGTCAATGGATATTAGAAGGTGATATCCGCGGGTGCTTCGATAATTTCGCACACCAATGGATGCTTGATAACATCCCTCTTGACCAAAGAATCCTTAACCAATTCCTGAAAGCCGGTTATATTTATGATGGAATACTCTACCGTAACAAGTCAGGTACGCCCCAAGGCGGCTTAATTTCCCCCTTATTGGCTAACATGGCTCTTGACGGCATGGAAAGAATGTTGAAAGAACACTTTCCCGGAAATAAGGTTCATCTCATACGGTTTGCAGATGATTTTCTCGTAACGGCAGACTCACAGGAAACGGCACTCCAGTGCAAGGAACTCATCACTGAATTTCTTCATGAACGAGGGCTTGAACTCTCTGAGGAAAAGACCAAAATCGTTCATATCAACGAGGGGTTCGATTTCCTGGGCTGGAATTTCAGAAAATTCAAAGGCAAATTCCTGATACAACCTTCGAAGAAAGCTATTGCCGCAATCATTGATAAAGTAAGGGTAATCATTAAGTCGGCGAAGGCCTGGAAACAGGAAGACCTTATCAAAGCCCTAAATCCCGTAATTAAGGGATGGGCAATGTATCACCGGACGGCTTCTGCAAGTATGACCTTTGGGAAACTTGACTGGGTTGTCCGAAATATGTTGTGGAGATGGGCAAAGCGCCGTCATAATAATAAAGGGAAGAGATGGATTGCCAGAAAATACTGGCACCCAACACTTACCAGAAAACAGGTCTTTAGAACCTCTACTCTTACTCTCGAAAACTTCTCCAACACCAAAATTCAATACCGAAAATTCATAAAACTGGATGCAAATCCGTTTATTGATACCGAGTATTTTGAAAACAGGCCAGGAGTTTTCCTCTCAAAGCAAAGATCGATACGGATGTTCCTTCACTACGCCCATAAAAGCGGGTAGTGAAAAACTTGAGCGGATTGCGGTGAAAATCGCACGGTCCGTTCTTGGAAGGCTGGGTTAGGGTAACCTAACCTGGCTATTCGACATAGACTCATCATTGAAATTGAGCATGAAAAGCAGTTTCTGTCATGGAACATCTATCTGAAGGATGGGGGATACGGAAAACCAGTAGGTTAACAGGTGTGAGTTTAGGGACGGTGGCTAGACTTTTAAATCACCACCAAGGAGTAATCCCCTATGCTCTGAAGATTCACCACCGGATCCCATAATCCCTGCCAGGTGATCCTGAAGGTCCAGAATTATCCGTGGATATAGGACCATTCCAGGCAAAGGGAATTAGGCCCTTTCGGTCACCGACCAGGCTTACCTCTCTCCCCCATCACCCAAAACACTGCTGCCTTCTTCTTTGGCCAGTCCCGGAT from Methanospirillum hungatei JF-1 includes the following:
- a CDS encoding response regulator yields the protein MPQGSKILIVEDEMLISMEIKQKLRAMGYEVVGQAITGESAIQKAGETKPDLILMDIRLKGEMDGIAAAKRIMELYDLPIIFLTAHSDKATLERAIAVSPSGYLLKPFKERELMTNIEMSLHKHRIKQKVREEVHPEALSELGKKIEAIPLPVVLLSGTGTIREINQVAATLAGFQRQELLGRPVYAFFGLLGGGDAVQDGSGVEMILPDQVSLKRKDGSMVPVTLTGGFVFHEGNQPPSYLILIESAESAATASSHIGPEMIRHLMAVTTALRLPAFVIDKSLMLAGYNPLFAELARKAGISQYMLNRPLYETPKFSFFGDMQDLQELFRSGDVERRIRKYTFDETVKFIEFTRIPLKKEGIPTHIATIMADVTAERHAVFEAERIKKEYSELYSTLEKIRELSAEIRTPIQDMLLKMSEGKPLESGYAREMTDQVSDLMSRFDTAWIRYAELKDQITKK
- a CDS encoding response regulator, translating into MHILLIDDNEKLCILYQKLLTRGGHETRIETHAKDAIEAIRTARPDIILLDIMMEPVSGWDVLEMIRSTPDVADIPVIILTGKVLTPQEAVKYGMMIEGFVMKPLERTMLLKAIDDIREVIEESEERYSKAISSGLPPEKAAACRDAIKKNNILLFLRDNLSKQEQLLKNEADDNLEILHSLDGLKEMIATEYQKIHKIMENCP
- a CDS encoding cobalamin B12-binding domain-containing protein; the encoded protein is MNTKIPSQIYQDYLTALLSGDRTSCTIIVRDLQSSGLDIRDLFINLFQRSLYDLGELWEHHRISVAVEHLASSITERLISMVETDTFSTPHGDNSVIIACIADEYHQIGARMVSDIFELHGWNTHFLGANTPVKDLIAMIHKRKPDLIVVSVSVYFNIPNLLSALTELRTSFPKIPILAGGQAFRWGGVQLLSRYENIRYISDIIELEQVIGAYDNKEPTSS
- a CDS encoding sensor histidine kinase, which codes for MTIKNLHLHDDPWFVEKTLDYILHKSQVFLLILSPSGEIRYANTYARTLLTQDPTGVHIREILLSGSWNDSLLADWTSGDVTPIMNIRTHDDLPRTLYITVYPTDAGYLIFGHSDSEELHRLSKEVLGLNRELGILTRELQVRNRELAELNRMKNQFLGMAAHDLRSPLSLILNYTEFLMEDLQDNLSDEHREFLQTIITSALDMKQVIADFLDVSIIESGHLMLNPGPISFETLMQELLRKTGLSAERRSIRITWKTEGEMPTLYVDVGKIGQVLANLVHNAIEYSPDQGEIEILGQRTDTGIVFMVQDHGSGISKEKQDKLFSEFSGTSMKKKNGERSIGLGLIISRKIVEAHGGSMFVESTPDVGSKFGFILPDSVIWSENKDIQIQQPDSGKV
- a CDS encoding MASE3 domain-containing protein gives rise to the protein MLSFFCVCATASIDLLHTLAYKGMNIFIGYDANLPTQLWIAARYLEAVTFLIAPFFIARRVNAGITFWGFLLVTATLITLIFSGYFPACYIEGSGLTAFKIVSEYVICLILLGAMALLSQKKAYFSRDVLLLLYGALIATIFSELAFTSYVSVYGPANYLGHIFKIVAFALIYQAIVVTGLQRPFEILFRNLSKSEKKYRALFENMDEGVAVCELIRHENDITDYRFIDVNFRYAAMMGLTPEDIIGKTGTDMYGNAASPPHLKYYRTVAASGKTVRFNALYRPEMKYYTVSVFMVDPDQLATVVSDITALKISEDALIRANKKLQLLTQVTRHDINNDLSLAYASIDLLKGAIPDTPETNEIVGYLRESIDAINAKIGFTRSYEQMGSQKPSWQSVSSIVRNIRKEDPRFSSLKVEDSLGSLEIFADLMLPKVFANLMDNSIRHGKTVSTIYLYYQQIGNGCRIIYEDDGAGVSVEAKARIFEPSYSKIHGFGLFLIREILLLTGIEITEEGEKGKGAKFVLHVPQGGYRIM
- a CDS encoding IS1182-like element ISMhu2 family transposase, which produces MSHRYNMIRGYGNEQQFLLPVNAMDWLSENDITYGILEILSILDISPFINKYRDDGRGSAFFDPRSMLGIIIYSMIRGEKSSRKIEMCCHYDIGYRIVANNLTPDHTTIYRFKKNNSKEIKSLFKQLSQIIVESGIARIGVLALDGSKFGCNASLSANKKLKYLEAELGRLFDESQEIDELENDDINIQDMEINRLPEHLSTKEKRKEVLNRAKEKLIERHDIESKKQEEKILDREKEELESGKKKRGRKPLEPKKEPSSDSKVNLTDPESQIMSTTNGWIQGYNGQIIVSENQFILAAMISDEQNDKKLLIPMLNELEDLFTGIHPSISPNILLSDAGYFSYPNSLAELDYGIQLIIPPSKERKIPEYSDNDGYISRMEMICRAICMGEIITFPELQSIGTFVWQSFMNREKQATTQEICKRVMEVRVKSPTGRELYRKRKYMVEPVFGNMKHNMRFRSFSQKGKENCEGEFFLAALVHNIKKLIRFEGIVKIKEFATNIIKPSRGSGFSYIFANTVCKVGIDTCRFIHQLVYFG
- a CDS encoding MASE3 domain-containing protein; its protein translation is MKLTKSSSIRFILILVIFIIGISLTIGYSYLLFHTFAEFFSIIIAGVIFVITWNSRDKIDNGFLIFIGIAFFFIGSIEGVAPMINIMQDHK
- a CDS encoding ATP-binding response regulator, which translates into the protein MSPYRILIVEDNRIEALDLIKIIEAHGYDLAGVAKTGEEAISISREKNPDVILMDIRLAGDMDGITAAEQINRNQSIPIIFLTAYSDIRTIRRATSTRLSGFITKPFSEHDVTNALEVAIYKHESEKLVHENRQWLKTVLESVGEGIIAINSTGEIRLMNQAACTILGTHCDLIGHPLSEILTLYRSSDNLPVHLPYHVQKSTPLSEIDYPLYMRKPSGSRVYIDGVISPLEEPDHGCTGVVINLRDISESIVMKRVVHDAYRQIEDNLEKFALLNDQIRNPLSIIVAILDINESEQLPDIMPYIHEIDKIIDQLDNGYIASSKIRNFLKKHHEID